TATTCAATGGAAAAAGCATAAAAGACTCATTACGAAACCTGCTTCAGTAAAAGAATTTTTGGAAATTTCGCGTGGGACTTAGTCAAAGAGTATTCGCACTGCTGCTTAAGCCTCTTGGGAAAGCTCAACCACTGCCCAAATCGCCACAGGCAATTTTCGTCTTACGGAATAATGACCTTGGAGATGTCCTGGTTATCACACCAGTGTTTGCTGCACTCAAAAAACGTTTCCCGAAAGCCCGTATTATTGCAGGAGTTGGTGATTGGGCTGCGCCACTCCTGAAGGGCAACCCAAATATTGATGCGATTGTGACGATGAACGCACCATGGCATAACAAAGCGAATTGTCGCCATAGTCCGAATAGTCCCATGGGCTTTCTTTTGTCTCTTAAATACATTTTATTCTCTACTGAAGCGAAGGCATTGAGACAAGAGAAAGCCGATGTAGGGATAGACATTCTCGGTAGTCCACAGGGCACCCTCCTCATGGCACGAGCTGACATTCCCTACCGAATCGGTGTCCGTGGTTACGCCGGAGGCGATACTGGTTGTCAAGCGTCGGTAGATTTCGATTCTAACCAAACTGTCGCGAACCAGGCATTCAAGCAATTGACACTCTTAGGGGCAACCTCACCAGAAGAAACACGACCGCAAATATACTTGAGCCAAAGTGAGATTGACGAAGCTCAAACGCGTTGGGGCGAACGCAAACGTCGTCTTGTAATAGCACCTGGCTCGGGAATTATTGAAAAGAGTTGGCCTATAAAAAACTTCTGCAACTTGGCAAAATTGTGCAGCCAGGCAAGTTGGGATATTGCAATTATCGGTGGCGCCAAAGACAAACAACTCGGTGCGGCTATCAATAAAGCAATAGATGGCAAGGCACTAGACATGACAGGATCTCTGACTATGCGGGAAACTTGTGCCATGGTTCAAAGTACTCACTCACTAATCGGCAACAGCAGCGTCGCTATTCATATAGCAGCAGCATTTTCCATCCCTACCCTTGTCGTCCTCGGTCCGCTTTTTGAATCAGCAAGTCAGCATCAAAAACAATGGGGATCTCCTGGTCAAATCCACTTGGGTCGCGACACAGACAAACCACAGATTGCAACTCCGGATGAAGCCTATACTGCGCTCGAAAGTCTAAGCAGTAAATGAAGATCTGTTTTATCTGCGGTTCCATTGCCCCAGGCCGCGACGGCGTCGGCGACTACACGACTTCGCTTGCTACTGTGCTCACTCAGAATGACCGAGAATCTTGCGTCATTTCACTGACCGAACGTACTACTGGAAAAGACGACTTCCCATTCGCCCATCTGCGCTTAACTGCAGACCTCGACTGGAAGGAGAAATCTTCTCTCGTAAAGGAATTTCTAGCTACCGAGAAACCGGACGTGATCAGCCTTCAATATGTCCCTTATGCATTTGATCCCAAGGGCTTGCCCAAAGGATTCAACCACTGGCTTAAAGAGAATATTGGACCAGTAGATTTTCATATCATGTTTCATGAGCTTTGGGTAGCGGCAGAACATGGAGCATCATTCAAGTCCCGCATACTTGGCACACTTCAAAAGCGAATGATCAGCAAGATGCTGAGTAGTCTAAACCCCATTAGCGTTCATACGACTAACCGCGTTTACAAACAGCTACTCAAAGGCATTGGAATAGACGCAAACACACTTTCTCTATTTAGTAGCATTGATCCATCGAAAGATAACGTCGATGCTTTCACAATGTTTGAGAAGGCTGGAATCGAGCTAAGCAACGTAAATAGAAAAGGCTGGTTGCTGGCCGGAGTCTTTGGAACTATTCATCCGACATGGAATATCGAGCGTGCTTTTGAATTGCTCGCAAGTGCAACGCAATCTTCAGGGAAGAAAGCTGTATTTGTTTTGATCGGGCGAAATGGAACAGCAGCTGAAGCAGGCATAAGCAAAGCCCAGGAACAATACCCAACCGTCACAGTCGCCCGACTTGGCGCGCTTTCCGACGCTGAATTCAATGCTGCAGTTAGTAATCTCGATTTCGCTTTCAGTGCATCGCCATGGGCTCTGCTGGGCAAATCCGCATCTGCCTCAGCTTTACTTGGGCAACGCTGTCCACTCGTTTTCACAGATGATCGCTGGCGCCTTTCAAAAGGCACAACGCCTCTTCCAGAACTCAAAACTGGCCTTTATCTTGATGAACCAGAACTGGAAGAAAAAATAGTACAAGGGCTTGAAAAGCCCGCACTTCCACCAACTGTCGAAACAATTGCAGAGCAAATGTATCGGGACATAGAAAAAGGGCACCAAGAAAAGTGATCACCCTATCCCATCCAACGGGCAACGCCAATGTCCGCCAGGCTTTGCAAGCACTCCATGAAGATAATCTTCTGGCTGAGTTCAGGACAACACTTGGTTTCTCGAAAACTCAGCTAGATAACATGCCCGACTTTCTGGCGAATAAATTGCGTCGCCGTGCTTACAATTTGCCACCTGAGCTAATACAAGCGCGGCCACTTCGTGAATCACTTCGCCTTATGACTTCAGGCAAGGTTTTCTCGATTGATCAGGTGTATTACGATCTTGACCAAGTCCTTGCCGAATCCATTTGCGATGATCAAGCAACACATGACCTTCGTGGCGTCTACTGTTATGAAGACGGTGCTGAGAAAACATTTATCGAGGCAAAAAAGAAAGGCCTACTTTGTTTCTACGAGCAGCCAATTGGTTATTGGCGTGCAGCTCAAAAAATCTACAAGGAGGAAGCTGAGCTTCAACCTGAATGGGCGGCTACTTTAGATGGCTTGAATGATTCCGAAGAAAAACTTGCACGCAAAGATAGCGAACTTGCTAAAGCTGACATGATATTTGCGGCGACTTCATTTACCCGCAAAACCCTGGACCATTTTCCCGAAACATTAGCACCAATTCAAGTCATCCCCTATGGAGCTGATCCCAGCCCCAATCCTCCGAATCATGACACGGAATCCAATAAGTTGAAAGTGCTGTTTGTTGGAGGCTTGAGCCAACGCAAAGGATTATCTTACTTGTTCGAAGCTGTTGATATGGTCCAAACAGCAGTTGAACTTACGATCATTGGACGCAAGGGAAATGACTCATGCCCATTGCTTGATAGCGCCTTGAACAAACACACATGGCATGAAACACTGCCACACCATAAAGTCATTCAAGTCATGCGACAGAATGATGTTCTGGTTTTCCCATCAATTTTTGAAGGCTTCGGACTCGTCATCACTGAGGCTATTGCACAGGGAATCCCGGTCATAACCACCGACCATACGGCAGGCCCGGAAGTCATCGAAGATGGCAAAAGCGGTTTCATGGTTCCGATACGTGATGCCAAATCCATCGCAGAAAAGCTGGAGCTGCTACATCGGGACCGTGACCGACTCGCTGAGATGAAAGAAGCTGCTTGGAAGCGTAGCAAAGTATTATTCTGGGGAAGCTATCGTGCAACTCTCTGTAAAAACATTCGGGAGTTGATGCATGCCTAAAGTCCTGCTCGTTCGCAACTACGCAGCCGATGGTCAGGAAAGCATGCTTCGCTTTGCTGATATGTTGGAGGGCAAGCTTCCAGGGGAGGGTTGGGAAGTTTTATCAATCGCGCCTGAGGTCAGGCTGGGCAAAGGTCAAAACACTTTGTCAGGCAAAGGTAAATGGCTAAGCTATATTGATAAATACATCCTGG
The Rubellicoccus peritrichatus DNA segment above includes these coding regions:
- a CDS encoding glycosyltransferase family 9 protein; its protein translation is MGLSQRVFALLLKPLGKAQPLPKSPQAIFVLRNNDLGDVLVITPVFAALKKRFPKARIIAGVGDWAAPLLKGNPNIDAIVTMNAPWHNKANCRHSPNSPMGFLLSLKYILFSTEAKALRQEKADVGIDILGSPQGTLLMARADIPYRIGVRGYAGGDTGCQASVDFDSNQTVANQAFKQLTLLGATSPEETRPQIYLSQSEIDEAQTRWGERKRRLVIAPGSGIIEKSWPIKNFCNLAKLCSQASWDIAIIGGAKDKQLGAAINKAIDGKALDMTGSLTMRETCAMVQSTHSLIGNSSVAIHIAAAFSIPTLVVLGPLFESASQHQKQWGSPGQIHLGRDTDKPQIATPDEAYTALESLSSK
- a CDS encoding glycosyltransferase, producing MKICFICGSIAPGRDGVGDYTTSLATVLTQNDRESCVISLTERTTGKDDFPFAHLRLTADLDWKEKSSLVKEFLATEKPDVISLQYVPYAFDPKGLPKGFNHWLKENIGPVDFHIMFHELWVAAEHGASFKSRILGTLQKRMISKMLSSLNPISVHTTNRVYKQLLKGIGIDANTLSLFSSIDPSKDNVDAFTMFEKAGIELSNVNRKGWLLAGVFGTIHPTWNIERAFELLASATQSSGKKAVFVLIGRNGTAAEAGISKAQEQYPTVTVARLGALSDAEFNAAVSNLDFAFSASPWALLGKSASASALLGQRCPLVFTDDRWRLSKGTTPLPELKTGLYLDEPELEEKIVQGLEKPALPPTVETIAEQMYRDIEKGHQEK
- a CDS encoding glycosyltransferase family 4 protein, whose product is MITLSHPTGNANVRQALQALHEDNLLAEFRTTLGFSKTQLDNMPDFLANKLRRRAYNLPPELIQARPLRESLRLMTSGKVFSIDQVYYDLDQVLAESICDDQATHDLRGVYCYEDGAEKTFIEAKKKGLLCFYEQPIGYWRAAQKIYKEEAELQPEWAATLDGLNDSEEKLARKDSELAKADMIFAATSFTRKTLDHFPETLAPIQVIPYGADPSPNPPNHDTESNKLKVLFVGGLSQRKGLSYLFEAVDMVQTAVELTIIGRKGNDSCPLLDSALNKHTWHETLPHHKVIQVMRQNDVLVFPSIFEGFGLVITEAIAQGIPVITTDHTAGPEVIEDGKSGFMVPIRDAKSIAEKLELLHRDRDRLAEMKEAAWKRSKVLFWGSYRATLCKNIRELMHA